The proteins below come from a single Jaculus jaculus isolate mJacJac1 chromosome 12, mJacJac1.mat.Y.cur, whole genome shotgun sequence genomic window:
- the Sephs2 gene encoding selenide, water dikinase 2 codes for MAEAAAGASGEAMVAAEGSRSPAGLSSGRVFSNYRPFEPQTLGLSPSWRLTGFSGMKGUGCKVPQETLLKLLEGLTPSPLTPGLVAGQEEEEAAQEGGLPVGAGPGSTFPSLSIGMDSCVIPLRHGGLSLVQTTDFFYPLVEDPYMMGRIACANVLSDLYAMGITECDNMLMLLSVSQSMSDEEREKVTPLMIKGFRDAAEEGGTAVTGGQTVVNPWIIIGGVATVVCQPNEFIMPDSAVVGDVLVLTKPLGTQVAVNAHQWLDNPERWNKIKMVVSREEVELAYQEAMFNMATLNRTAAGLMHTFNAHAATDITGFGILGHSQNLAKQQRNEVSFVIHNLPIIAKMAAVSKASGRFGLLQGTSAETSGGLLICLPREQAARFCSEIKSSKYGEGHQAWIVGIVEKGNRTARIIDKPRVIEVLPRGTTASSLAPENSSASCEPSS; via the coding sequence ATGGCGGAAGCTGCGGCGGGCGCCAGCGGAGAGGCGATGGTGGCGGCGGAAGGTTCCCGGAGCCCGGCGGGCTTGTCTTCGGGCCGCGTCTTCTCTAACTACCGACCCTTCGAGCCCCAGACCTTGGGGCTGAGCCCGAGCTGGCGGCTGACGGGCTTCTCCGGTATGAAGGGCTGAGGCTGCAAAGTCCCCCAGGAGACGCTGCTCAAGCTCCTGGAGGGACTGACGCCGTCCCCGCTCACCCCAGGCCTGGTCGcgggccaggaggaggaggaggcggcccAGGAAGGTGGCCTGCCAGTCGGGGCAGGCCCTGGCTCCACCTTCCCGTCCCTGAGCATTGGGATGGACTCCTGCGTCATACCCCTGAGGCACGGGGGCCTGTCACTAGTGCAGACCACTGACTTCTTTTATCCTTTGGTGGAAGACCCCTACATGATGGGGCGCATAGCTTGTGCCAATGTGCTCAGTGACCTGTACGCCATGGGCATTACAGAATGTGACAACATGTTAATGCTGCTCAGTGTTAGCCAGAGTATGAGTGACGAGGAACGCGAGAAGGTCACTCCACTCATGATTAAAGGCTTTCGTGATGCTGCTGAGGAAGGAGGGACGGCAGTGACAGGTGGACAGACAGTGGTCAACCCTTGGATTATCATTGGGGGAGTCGCCACTGTGGTGTGTCAGCCAAATGAATTCATAATGCCTGACAGTGCGGTGGTAGGAGATGTGCTGGTATTAACCAAACCCTTAGGAACTCAGGTTGCTGTCAATGCCCACCAATGGCTAGACAATCCTGAGAGATGGAACAAGATCAAGATGGTAGTCTCTAGAGAAGAGGTAGAGCTGGCCTATCAGGAAGCCATGTTCAATATGGCTACTCTAAACCGAACTGCTGCGGGACTGATGCACACCTTCAATGCCCACGCAGCCACGGACATCACAGGCTTCGGCATTCTAGGACATTCTCAGAACCTTGCAAAGCAACAGAGGAACGAAGTGTCCTTTGTCATTCATAACCTGCCAATCATTGCTAAGATGGCTGCGGTAAGCAAGGCCAGTGGGCGCTTTGGGCTCCTCCAAGGAACATCAGCTGAAACCTCTGGGGGATTGCTGATTTGTCTGCCAAGAGAACAGGCAGCGCGCTTTTGTTCTGAAATCAAATCTTCCAAGTATGGAGAAGGTCACCAAGCATGGATCGTGGGCATCGTGGAGAAGGGAAATCGCACAGCTCGGATCATTGACAAGCCTCGCGTTATTGAAGTTCTACCTCGAGGAACCACTGCTTCCAGTCTCGCTCCGGAGAATTCCAGCGCCTCCTGTGAGCCCAGTTCATGA